In a genomic window of Lacrimispora sp. BS-2:
- a CDS encoding Wadjet anti-phage system protein JetA family protein: protein MILMNEIPDRFWGLFRSINRSTYIEALLKINEEYEYSNYFLSREVCIQVLEEYFAAKRLVIWQDELEDEADALEPPASRVLNWLLRAGWLRKVDDYASMTVNIVIPDYAAVMIEAFFKLASDEEDETQIYIQNVYAILFSLKNDPRAGISLLNTAYVNTKRLNKTLQDMLHNMDKFFASLLEQRAYGELLKEHLEGYVEEIVKKKYHLLKTSDNFYLYKNDIKRWISSMREDGEWMEQMSRRSGQKVTAADIGEKLDQIERGFDDIEHRIANMDREHSRYIRATVTRLNYLLNQEDSMKGLVIRLLNHLSESEDQDEAIKEVGSHMNLSQISILSEKSLYKKRRARSGFKENLMPEEEAVELTMEEVLDLNRLKSRYSGQEIENYIEAHLENGRMEVKEDTVHSPEEFEKLILAYDYSTRRKSLYQVEDQETELIDNGRYRYPKLVFVRRKES, encoded by the coding sequence ATGATATTAATGAATGAGATACCGGACCGGTTCTGGGGATTGTTCCGTTCCATTAACCGGTCCACCTACATAGAAGCTTTGTTAAAAATCAATGAGGAATATGAATACAGCAATTACTTTTTAAGCCGTGAGGTCTGCATTCAGGTTTTAGAGGAGTATTTTGCTGCGAAACGGCTGGTCATCTGGCAGGATGAGCTGGAAGATGAGGCGGATGCCTTAGAGCCTCCTGCGTCCAGGGTCTTAAACTGGCTATTAAGGGCAGGCTGGCTTCGGAAAGTGGATGACTATGCCTCCATGACGGTCAATATCGTAATCCCTGATTATGCTGCCGTCATGATCGAGGCATTTTTTAAGCTTGCAAGTGATGAAGAGGATGAGACCCAGATTTACATCCAGAATGTTTATGCCATTCTGTTCTCCTTGAAGAATGATCCAAGAGCCGGGATAAGCCTTTTGAATACGGCTTATGTCAATACAAAGCGGCTTAACAAGACTTTACAGGACATGCTTCACAACATGGACAAATTCTTTGCAAGCCTTTTGGAGCAGAGGGCATATGGGGAACTGTTAAAGGAACATCTGGAAGGATATGTGGAGGAGATTGTAAAAAAGAAATACCACTTATTAAAGACTTCAGATAATTTTTATCTTTACAAAAATGATATCAAGCGGTGGATCAGCTCCATGCGGGAAGATGGAGAATGGATGGAACAGATGAGCCGCCGCAGCGGCCAGAAGGTGACGGCAGCAGATATTGGGGAAAAGCTGGATCAGATCGAAAGAGGATTTGATGATATCGAACACCGCATTGCCAATATGGACAGGGAGCATTCCCGGTATATCCGCGCAACCGTTACAAGGCTTAATTATCTGTTAAATCAGGAAGACAGCATGAAAGGGCTTGTTATCAGGCTTTTAAATCACCTGTCTGAGTCTGAGGACCAGGATGAGGCTATAAAAGAAGTGGGAAGCCACATGAATTTATCCCAGATATCCATTCTCTCTGAAAAATCCCTTTATAAAAAGAGAAGGGCCAGGTCAGGCTTTAAGGAGAATTTAATGCCTGAGGAAGAGGCTGTGGAGCTTACCATGGAAGAGGTCCTGGATTTAAACCGTTTAAAAAGCCGCTACAGCGGTCAGGAGATCGAAAACTACATCGAAGCCCATCTGGAAAATGGCCGCATGGAGGTAAAGGAAGATACGGTTCATTCCCCTGAGGAATTTGAAAAGCTGATCCTTGCCTATGATTACTCCACCAGAAGGAAAAGCCTGTATCAGGTGGAGGATCAGGAGACGGAGCTCATTGACAACGGCAGGTACCGCTATCCCAAGCTGGTA
- a CDS encoding ABC transporter substrate-binding protein yields the protein MKLKKVFAITLAACMTASLIAGCSTGSSSSASDGEKVVKIGVFEPTTGENGGGGLQEVLGMRYANKTHPTVKIGGEEYQVKLVEVDNKSDKTEAVNAAQKLVSEKVSVVLGSYGSGVSIAAGQIFADAKIPAIGASCTNPQVTQGNDFYFRVCFLDPFQGTVMANYANDNGAKTAAVITQLGDDYSSGLGSFFKTAFTELGGTVVSEEQFQTNQTDFKAILTNIKAQNPDIIFAPSSITTAPLIIKQARELGITATIAAGDTWENSTIIENAGNSAEGVVLSTFFDEAEPANEEAAAFISGFKNYLKENKQDEIIPAVSALGYDAYLSALKAIETAGSTDGAAICEALKGVSIDGVTGSISFDENGDAKKDMAFIKTIEDGKFKFLTTTTVK from the coding sequence ATGAAATTAAAAAAAGTATTTGCAATCACTCTTGCAGCATGTATGACTGCCAGCCTGATTGCCGGTTGCAGCACTGGTTCCTCATCTTCTGCTTCCGATGGTGAAAAGGTCGTTAAGATCGGCGTGTTCGAACCTACCACCGGAGAAAACGGGGGCGGCGGGTTACAGGAAGTCCTGGGAATGCGCTATGCAAACAAGACCCATCCAACGGTTAAAATCGGTGGAGAAGAGTATCAGGTAAAACTGGTGGAAGTGGATAACAAATCCGATAAAACGGAAGCAGTCAACGCAGCACAGAAGCTTGTCAGTGAAAAGGTCTCCGTTGTGCTTGGAAGCTATGGCTCCGGTGTTTCCATTGCCGCAGGACAGATATTTGCAGATGCAAAAATTCCTGCCATAGGCGCCTCCTGTACCAACCCTCAGGTAACCCAGGGAAATGATTTCTATTTCCGGGTATGCTTCCTGGATCCGTTCCAGGGTACGGTCATGGCCAATTATGCCAATGACAACGGGGCAAAGACGGCTGCCGTCATCACCCAGTTAGGAGATGATTATTCCTCCGGCCTTGGTTCCTTCTTCAAAACAGCATTCACAGAATTAGGCGGCACTGTTGTAAGCGAAGAACAGTTCCAGACCAACCAGACCGATTTTAAGGCGATCCTTACAAACATCAAGGCTCAGAATCCTGACATCATCTTTGCACCTTCTTCCATAACCACGGCTCCTCTCATCATCAAACAGGCCCGTGAACTTGGAATTACAGCTACCATCGCTGCAGGCGATACATGGGAGAATTCCACCATCATTGAAAACGCCGGCAATTCCGCAGAAGGCGTTGTTCTTTCCACCTTCTTTGACGAAGCAGAGCCGGCTAATGAGGAAGCAGCTGCCTTCATCTCCGGCTTTAAGAACTATTTAAAGGAAAATAAGCAGGACGAAATCATCCCGGCCGTATCTGCACTGGGCTATGATGCTTACCTCAGCGCATTAAAGGCAATTGAAACCGCAGGCTCCACAGACGGCGCTGCCATCTGTGAAGCATTAAAAGGCGTATCCATTGACGGCGTTACCGGAAGCATTTCCTTTGATGAAAATGGAGATGCAAAAAAAGACATGGCCTTCATCAAGACCATTGAAGACGGCAAGTTCAAATTTTTAACGACTACTACGGTAAAATAA
- a CDS encoding branched-chain amino acid ABC transporter permease gives MSLTTFFQQCLTGISLGGAYALIAIGYTLVYGILRLINFAHGDIFMMAGYFMIFAMASFPWYISIPVVLLVTVLLGVSIERVAYRPLRTAPRMSVMISAIGVSYLLQNLATYLFTALPKGYPEIPFLKKIYQIGGLSASFVTFLTPVLTLIIVYGLITLINKTKIGMAMRAVAKDYDTAALMGIKINRIITFTFAIGSLLAAVGSVLYFTDRMTVFPFSGSLPGLKCFVAAVFGGIGSIPGAVIGGFILGLGETALVAMGYSTFSDAFTFVLLIIILLIKPTGLFGEKTTDKV, from the coding sequence ATGAGTCTTACAACCTTTTTCCAGCAGTGCCTGACCGGTATCTCCCTGGGCGGCGCTTATGCGCTGATTGCCATTGGCTATACCCTGGTTTACGGTATCCTGCGGCTCATTAACTTCGCCCACGGCGACATCTTCATGATGGCAGGTTACTTTATGATATTTGCCATGGCAAGTTTTCCATGGTACATTTCCATTCCAGTGGTTTTACTGGTCACCGTATTATTAGGGGTATCCATTGAACGGGTAGCTTACCGCCCTTTACGCACCGCTCCCAGAATGTCCGTCATGATCTCTGCCATCGGCGTCTCTTACCTTTTGCAGAACCTGGCAACCTATCTGTTCACGGCTCTGCCAAAGGGATATCCGGAAATTCCGTTTCTAAAGAAGATCTATCAGATCGGCGGCCTTTCCGCATCCTTTGTCACATTCTTAACGCCGGTCCTGACTCTTATTATTGTTTACGGGCTTATTACCCTGATCAATAAGACAAAAATTGGCATGGCCATGCGCGCAGTTGCAAAGGATTATGATACTGCCGCCCTTATGGGGATCAAAATCAACCGCATCATCACCTTTACCTTTGCTATTGGCTCTCTTTTAGCTGCTGTCGGCTCCGTACTTTATTTTACGGACCGTATGACCGTATTCCCATTCTCCGGCTCTCTGCCTGGCTTAAAATGCTTTGTTGCCGCAGTATTCGGCGGTATCGGCAGCATTCCAGGTGCCGTGATTGGAGGCTTTATCCTTGGTCTTGGCGAAACCGCCCTGGTAGCCATGGGATATTCTACCTTCAGTGACGCATTTACCTTTGTTCTGCTAATCATCATTCTCCTGATCAAGCCTACGGGACTGTTCGGCGAGAAGACGACCGATAAAGTGTGA
- a CDS encoding ABC transporter ATP-binding protein: MLKIDNLRVNYGGIEAVKGISFEVPDKSIVTLIGANGAGKSTTLKSIVGLVKPSAESSITLDGEELIGKDTPDIISKGIALVPEGRHVFPDMTVIENIKIGAYLRNDDLREDINWVYDLFPRLKERSWQLAGTLSGGEQQMLAVARALMSHPRILMMDEPSLGLAPLIVKDIFSIIREINKKGVTVLLIEQNANMALHTADIGYVLETGCITMKGSGKKLLADESVKAAYLGKKKD; encoded by the coding sequence ATGCTGAAGATTGATAACTTGCGAGTGAATTACGGCGGAATCGAAGCCGTTAAGGGAATTTCCTTTGAAGTGCCGGATAAGAGCATTGTGACCCTTATCGGGGCCAATGGAGCCGGAAAAAGTACGACTTTAAAGTCCATAGTAGGGCTGGTAAAACCGTCTGCTGAAAGCAGCATCACCCTGGATGGGGAAGAATTGATCGGCAAAGATACGCCGGATATTATATCTAAGGGAATTGCCCTGGTGCCGGAAGGGCGCCATGTGTTTCCGGATATGACTGTTATTGAAAATATCAAGATCGGAGCCTACTTAAGAAATGACGATCTTAGGGAAGATATTAACTGGGTCTATGATTTATTTCCCAGGCTGAAAGAGAGGAGCTGGCAGCTTGCCGGTACCCTTTCAGGAGGTGAACAGCAGATGCTGGCAGTTGCCAGAGCTCTTATGAGCCATCCAAGGATCCTAATGATGGATGAACCCTCACTGGGGCTTGCTCCGCTGATTGTAAAGGATATTTTCTCCATTATCCGTGAGATCAACAAAAAGGGTGTGACCGTGCTTCTTATTGAGCAGAACGCCAATATGGCCCTTCATACGGCTGATATCGGCTATGTGCTGGAAACCGGGTGCATCACCATGAAAGGGTCCGGGAAAAAGCTGTTGGCCGACGAGTCGGTAAAAGCGGCTTATCTTGGAAAAAAGAAAGACTAA
- a CDS encoding branched-chain amino acid ABC transporter permease yields MKKNTVSKNKLYTLAALLVIIGLLAFLQANTSRYSYQISILERSAIYAVVAVSMNLLTGFTGLFSLGQAGFMAIGAYTVAILTIPVDSRASVYYVNGISPAIANLHCPFWLALIIAGLIAAAMAALIGIPVLRLKSDYLAIATLGFSEIIRAVIAAPQLDRITNGSYGLKSIPGFPNLFTAFGLPVLCILLMVLLINSSYGRAFKALREDEVAAQAMGLNLFRYKELAFVISSFFTGVGGGLLAIFMRSIDSKTFSINLTYDILLIVVLGGIGSITGSIIGAFLVTAGREWLRFFDNPLVIGGFEVPLFRSGFRMVIFSILLMVVVLFYRRGIMGSNEFSWEGLGRLIRSIPSRLKRKSKAQKHPAGIPLSPESVDSNKKGDNA; encoded by the coding sequence ATGAAGAAAAACACAGTTTCCAAAAACAAACTTTATACTCTGGCCGCTCTTTTAGTCATCATCGGCCTGCTGGCTTTTTTACAGGCTAACACTTCCAGGTACAGCTATCAGATCTCCATCCTGGAACGGAGCGCCATTTACGCGGTCGTTGCCGTTTCCATGAACCTGCTTACCGGTTTTACCGGATTATTCTCCTTAGGCCAGGCCGGTTTCATGGCAATCGGAGCCTATACCGTAGCCATCCTTACCATTCCTGTTGACAGCAGAGCAAGTGTTTACTACGTTAACGGCATCTCTCCTGCTATCGCAAACTTGCACTGTCCTTTCTGGCTGGCCCTTATTATTGCAGGACTCATTGCCGCAGCCATGGCCGCCCTAATCGGCATTCCGGTTCTCCGGTTAAAAAGTGATTATCTGGCCATTGCCACCCTGGGCTTTTCCGAGATCATCCGGGCTGTCATTGCGGCACCCCAGTTAGACAGGATCACCAACGGTTCCTACGGTTTAAAAAGCATCCCCGGTTTTCCCAACCTGTTTACAGCCTTTGGGCTCCCGGTCCTTTGCATCCTTTTAATGGTCCTTCTCATTAATTCCTCTTATGGGCGGGCGTTTAAGGCTCTCCGTGAAGATGAGGTGGCCGCCCAGGCCATGGGGCTGAACCTATTCCGTTACAAGGAGCTGGCCTTTGTCATCTCTTCCTTTTTCACAGGCGTAGGAGGCGGACTTCTGGCCATATTCATGCGCTCCATTGACTCAAAGACCTTTTCCATCAATCTGACCTACGATATCCTGCTGATCGTAGTCCTTGGAGGAATCGGAAGCATTACGGGAAGCATTATCGGCGCCTTCCTGGTCACCGCTGGAAGGGAATGGCTCCGTTTCTTTGATAATCCTCTGGTTATCGGGGGATTTGAAGTCCCCCTGTTCCGCTCCGGTTTCCGTATGGTCATCTTTTCTATTTTATTGATGGTGGTCGTGCTCTTCTACCGCCGCGGAATTATGGGCAGCAACGAATTCTCCTGGGAAGGGCTTGGACGGCTTATCCGCAGCATTCCATCCAGGCTGAAGAGAAAAAGCAAAGCACAGAAGCACCCTGCGGGTATACCTTTATCTCCAGAAAGCGTGGACAGCAATAAGAAAGGAGATAACGCATAA
- a CDS encoding ABC transporter ATP-binding protein, with protein MSNTANTTINVLHMQDITMQFGGVVAVNGLTLDVNQGEIVALIGPNGAGKTTAFNCVTGIYEPTFGQVDFMGETILSNTPKGKMKKNYLGEVAPRPIPVISSTPDVITKKGIARTFQNIRLFGQLTVFDNVLIAKHMRAKQNVFSATLRLNRREEERMRAETTALLEEQNLLHLKDEIASSLPYGLQRCLEIARALATEPKFLLLDEPAAGMNPQETQELTDFIKKIRDSYHLTVFMIEHHMDLVMQISDRIYVLDFGKLIAQGTPEEIQNNERVIEAYLGVSDDAED; from the coding sequence ATGTCAAATACAGCAAATACGACCATTAACGTGCTCCACATGCAGGACATTACCATGCAGTTCGGCGGCGTTGTGGCTGTAAACGGTCTGACCCTTGATGTAAACCAGGGAGAGATCGTGGCTTTGATCGGCCCCAACGGTGCGGGTAAGACAACGGCATTTAACTGTGTTACCGGTATTTATGAGCCTACCTTCGGACAGGTGGATTTTATGGGAGAAACCATTCTTTCCAACACTCCAAAGGGAAAAATGAAAAAAAACTATCTGGGAGAAGTAGCGCCAAGACCCATTCCTGTGATCAGCAGCACACCGGATGTGATCACAAAAAAGGGCATTGCCCGTACCTTCCAGAACATCCGGCTTTTCGGACAGCTGACCGTATTCGATAACGTGCTCATTGCAAAGCACATGCGCGCAAAGCAGAATGTATTTTCCGCAACTCTCCGGTTAAACCGCAGGGAAGAGGAACGGATGCGGGCGGAGACCACTGCCCTTTTAGAGGAACAGAACCTGCTTCATTTAAAGGATGAAATCGCTTCCTCCCTTCCCTATGGCTTACAAAGGTGCCTGGAAATTGCCAGGGCCCTTGCAACGGAACCAAAGTTTCTGCTTCTTGATGAGCCGGCAGCAGGCATGAATCCCCAGGAAACCCAGGAGTTAACGGATTTTATTAAAAAGATCCGGGATTCCTACCATCTTACGGTTTTCATGATCGAACACCATATGGATCTGGTCATGCAGATTTCGGACCGCATCTATGTTCTGGATTTCGGCAAGCTGATCGCACAGGGAACGCCTGAGGAGATCCAGAACAATGAACGGGTAATTGAAGCATATCTGGGGGTGAGCGACGATGCTGAAGATTGA
- a CDS encoding CTP synthase, producing the protein MSVKYVFVTGGVVSGLGKGITAASLGRLLKARGYKVTMQKFDPYINMDPGTMNPVQHGEVFVTEDGAETDLDLGHYERFIDENLTQNSNVTTGKVYWTVLTRERRGDFGGGTVQVIPHITDEIKSRFHCSNSNSSETEIAIIEVGGTVGDIESQPFLEAIRQFQHEAGHENVILIHVTLVPYLKVSGELKTKPTQSSVKDLQGMGIQPDIIVCRSELPLDDGIRSKIAQFCNVPKTHVLQNLDVEVLYELPLAMEEEHLAEVACESLNLPCPKPDLTEWTSMIENWKHPEKEVTVALVGKYIQLHDAYISVVEALKHGGVFHRAKVHIKWIDSELVTDENAASLFSDVSGILVPGGFGSRGIEGKISSIRYARENNIPFLGLCLGMQMAIVEFARHVVGFSDAHTSELDTDTTHPVIHLMPDQDGIEDIGGTLRLGSYPCVLDKSSRAYKVYGEELIHERHRHRYEVNNDYREDLVNAGMKLSGISPDGRIVEMVEIPSHPWFLATQAHPEFKSRPNRPHPLFREFIGAAIEDQ; encoded by the coding sequence ATGTCAGTGAAATACGTATTTGTCACCGGAGGAGTCGTGTCCGGGCTTGGCAAAGGTATTACCGCAGCATCTCTTGGACGTCTGCTAAAGGCAAGAGGCTACAAAGTCACGATGCAGAAATTTGATCCCTACATCAACATGGATCCAGGCACCATGAATCCAGTACAGCATGGTGAGGTTTTCGTCACCGAGGACGGCGCTGAAACCGATCTTGACCTTGGCCACTACGAACGTTTTATCGACGAAAACCTGACTCAGAATTCCAACGTTACCACCGGTAAGGTCTACTGGACCGTACTGACCCGTGAACGGCGCGGGGACTTCGGGGGAGGCACCGTACAGGTTATCCCTCATATTACCGACGAAATCAAAAGCCGTTTTCACTGCAGCAACAGCAACTCCTCTGAAACAGAGATCGCCATCATAGAAGTAGGCGGAACGGTAGGCGACATTGAAAGCCAGCCATTCCTCGAAGCGATCCGTCAATTCCAGCACGAAGCAGGCCACGAGAATGTCATTCTCATCCACGTGACCCTGGTTCCATATCTAAAGGTTTCCGGCGAACTGAAAACCAAACCGACCCAGTCCAGTGTAAAAGACTTACAGGGAATGGGTATCCAGCCCGACATCATTGTATGCCGTTCTGAACTGCCCCTTGATGACGGGATCCGAAGCAAGATCGCACAATTCTGTAACGTTCCCAAGACCCATGTACTCCAGAATCTGGATGTGGAAGTATTATATGAACTTCCTCTTGCCATGGAGGAAGAGCATTTAGCGGAAGTCGCATGTGAAAGCTTAAACCTCCCATGCCCAAAGCCTGATCTGACGGAGTGGACTTCCATGATCGAAAACTGGAAGCATCCGGAAAAGGAAGTGACAGTCGCCCTGGTAGGCAAGTACATCCAGCTTCACGACGCCTATATTTCCGTAGTGGAAGCATTAAAGCACGGCGGTGTATTCCACCGGGCCAAGGTTCATATTAAATGGATCGATTCAGAACTTGTTACCGATGAGAACGCAGCCAGTTTGTTCAGCGATGTAAGCGGGATTTTAGTTCCTGGCGGTTTTGGCAGCCGGGGTATTGAAGGAAAGATTTCATCCATCCGTTATGCCCGGGAAAACAACATCCCATTCCTCGGCCTCTGTCTTGGCATGCAGATGGCCATCGTGGAGTTTGCCCGCCATGTAGTGGGATTTTCCGACGCCCATACCTCAGAGCTTGACACGGACACCACCCACCCGGTCATCCACTTAATGCCTGACCAGGACGGCATTGAGGACATCGGCGGAACTCTGCGCCTTGGATCCTATCCCTGTGTGCTGGACAAGTCTTCCAGGGCTTATAAAGTATACGGAGAAGAGCTGATCCATGAGCGTCACAGACACCGTTACGAAGTAAACAATGACTACCGTGAAGATCTGGTAAATGCAGGAATGAAGCTTTCCGGCATTTCGCCTGACGGGAGAATTGTGGAAATGGTGGAAATTCCTTCCCACCCCTGGTTTCTGGCCACCCAGGCTCATCCCGAGTTTAAATCAAGGCCAAACAGACCCCATCCGCTGTTTCGGGAATTCATCGGTGCGGCCATTGAAGACCAATAA
- the ftsH gene encoding ATP-dependent zinc metalloprotease FtsH translates to MDNKNQNNNKMPKNAQAIAIWVIAFLIAVAGISYLHGAITMRANKELSYDTFMNMVDNKQVESVNVEDSKITIKPKKTWEGYKPGVSYYTVRMDNDLNLAERLRTAGVETLRTRRDGNFFIQTIVSYLLLFAAMGFLLNFMMRRVGGGGLMGVGKSNAKVYVQKETGITFKDVAGEDEAKESLTEIVDFLHNPGKYTKIGAKLPKGALLVGPPGTGKTLLAKAVAGEAHVPFYSLSGSDFVEMFVGVGASRVRDLFKQAQESAPCIIFIDEVDAIGKSRDSKFGGGNDEREQTLNQLLSEMDGFDSSKGLLVLAATNRPEILDPALLRPGRFDRRIIVDKPDLKGRVDILKVHARDVLLDDTVDLDAIALATSGAVGSDLANMINESAILAVKNGRHSVSQKDLFEAVEVVLVGKEKKDRVLNKEERRIVSYHEVGHALVSALQKDSEPVQKITIVPRTMGALGYVMHVPEEEKFLNSRKELHAMLVGYLAGRAAEDIVFDTVTTGAANDIEQATKVARAMITQYGMSEKFGLMGLATKEDQYLSGRTVMNCAEATASQVDEEVMKMLKEAYEEAKSLLAENRDVMDKIAEFLIERETITGKEFMKIFREAKGIPEPEEENKDSENGEGTKEVEDGLSDWTDEKKEMKESVLDVGNIKD, encoded by the coding sequence ATGGATAACAAGAATCAAAATAATAATAAGATGCCGAAGAATGCCCAAGCTATCGCCATATGGGTCATCGCGTTTCTTATTGCGGTAGCAGGGATCTCTTATCTCCACGGCGCAATTACGATGCGGGCCAATAAGGAGCTGAGCTATGACACCTTTATGAATATGGTAGATAATAAGCAGGTGGAGTCGGTTAATGTAGAAGATTCAAAGATCACTATCAAACCCAAGAAAACCTGGGAAGGATATAAGCCTGGCGTTTCCTATTATACGGTAAGGATGGACAACGATTTAAATCTTGCTGAGCGGCTTCGCACTGCCGGAGTGGAAACCCTGCGGACCCGCCGTGACGGCAACTTTTTCATTCAGACCATTGTCAGCTATCTGCTTTTGTTTGCTGCCATGGGATTCCTTTTGAATTTCATGATGCGCAGGGTCGGCGGAGGCGGACTCATGGGCGTGGGAAAGAGCAACGCCAAGGTTTATGTGCAGAAGGAAACAGGTATTACCTTTAAGGACGTGGCAGGTGAAGATGAGGCAAAGGAATCCTTAACTGAAATCGTGGATTTCCTCCATAATCCGGGAAAATATACAAAGATCGGAGCAAAGCTTCCCAAGGGAGCGCTCCTTGTAGGCCCCCCCGGAACAGGAAAAACCCTGCTTGCCAAGGCGGTTGCAGGAGAGGCCCATGTTCCCTTTTATTCTCTGTCCGGTTCTGATTTTGTAGAGATGTTTGTAGGTGTGGGAGCTTCCCGTGTCCGGGATTTATTTAAGCAGGCCCAGGAATCCGCTCCCTGTATTATTTTTATAGACGAGGTAGATGCCATCGGAAAGAGCCGTGATTCCAAATTCGGCGGAGGAAACGATGAGAGAGAGCAGACCTTAAACCAGCTGCTTTCTGAGATGGATGGTTTTGATTCCTCTAAGGGACTTTTAGTTCTGGCAGCAACCAACCGTCCTGAGATCCTGGATCCTGCTCTTCTCCGTCCGGGCCGTTTTGACCGCCGGATCATTGTGGATAAGCCGGATCTAAAAGGCCGTGTGGATATCTTAAAGGTTCATGCAAGGGATGTGCTTCTTGACGATACCGTTGATTTAGATGCCATTGCTCTGGCAACCTCAGGAGCCGTTGGTTCTGATCTTGCCAACATGATCAATGAATCTGCTATCCTGGCGGTGAAGAACGGCCGTCATTCGGTGTCTCAGAAGGACTTATTTGAGGCTGTGGAAGTGGTGCTTGTAGGTAAGGAGAAAAAGGACCGCGTCCTTAACAAGGAGGAGCGTCGCATTGTTTCTTATCACGAAGTGGGACACGCCCTGGTCAGCGCCCTTCAAAAGGATTCAGAGCCTGTGCAGAAAATCACCATTGTTCCAAGAACCATGGGTGCTTTGGGATATGTAATGCATGTGCCGGAAGAAGAAAAGTTCTTAAATTCCAGGAAAGAGCTTCATGCCATGCTGGTAGGCTATCTGGCCGGCCGCGCGGCAGAAGATATTGTCTTTGACACCGTAACCACCGGTGCTGCCAATGATATTGAACAGGCTACCAAGGTGGCGCGGGCCATGATCACCCAGTACGGCATGTCGGAGAAATTTGGCCTTATGGGGCTGGCAACCAAGGAAGACCAGTACTTAAGCGGACGTACCGTAATGAACTGTGCGGAAGCCACTGCTTCCCAGGTAGATGAGGAAGTCATGAAGATGCTCAAGGAAGCTTATGAAGAAGCCAAGAGCCTTCTGGCGGAGAACCGGGATGTAATGGATAAGATCGCAGAATTCCTGATTGAGAGAGAGACCATTACCGGTAAGGAATTCATGAAGATATTCAGGGAGGCAAAGGGAATTCCGGAGCCAGAGGAAGAGAATAAGGATTCTGAGAACGGCGAAGGGACAAAGGAAGTGGAAGACGGCCTTTCCGATTGGACAGATGAAAAGAAAGAAATGAAAGAATCTGTTTTAGACGTTGGAAATATTAAAGATTAA